The following coding sequences are from one Lolium rigidum isolate FL_2022 chromosome 6, APGP_CSIRO_Lrig_0.1, whole genome shotgun sequence window:
- the LOC124659555 gene encoding endonuclease 2-like, whose protein sequence is MAAPRPQQLLLLLLVSLLAARRAEAWGKEGHIMTCKIAEKYLSEDAAAAVRELLPASAGGELSTMCPWADEVRFRYHWASPLHYANTPGLCSFNSTRDCHDSKGVQGMCVIGAINNYTDQLLTYKDSTKSSYNLTESLMFLAHFVGDVHQPLHVAFEEDEGGNTINVHWYKAKANLHHVWDVSIIDTVMKNLYNKDLDTMVEALHTNMTNGWSDDISQWKNCTNTKTTCANDYAVESVGLACKYAYKDVEEDITLGDEYYFSRYPVVEKRLAQGGIRLAMILNRIFDKKKLDAIPLYAQ, encoded by the exons ATGGCGGCACCGCGCCCGCAGCAGCTTCTGCTGCTGCTCCTCGTCTCGCTCCTCGCCGCCCGCCGCGCCGAAgcgtggggcaaggagggccacATCATGACCTGCAAGATCGCTGAG AAGTACCTgtcggaggacgcggcggcggcggtgcgggagCTGCTGCCGGCGTCGGCGGGCGGGGAGCTGTCGACCATGTGCCCGTGGGCGGACGAGGTGCGGTTCCGCTACCACTGGGCCAGCCCGCTCCACTACGCCAACACGCCCGGCCTCTGCAGCTTCAACTCCACCC GGGACTGCCATGACTCCAAAGGCGTGCAAGGGATGTGTGTCATCGGAGCCATCAACAACTACACAGACCAGCTCCTCACCTACAAAGACTCCACAAAGAGTTCAT ATAACCTGACCGAGAGCCTGATGTTCCTGGCGCACTTCGTCGGCGACGTGCACCAGCCGCTGCACGTGGCTTTCGAGGAAGACGAGGGTGGGAACACCATCAACGTCCACTGGTACAAGGCTAAGGCCAACCTGCACCAT GTGTGGGATGTGAGCATCATCGACACGGTGATGAAGAACCTATACAACAAGGACCTGGACACCATGGTGGAAGCCCTCCACACGAACATGACA AATGGATGGTCTGACGATATAAGTCAATGGAAAAATTGCACAAACACAAAGACAACCTGCGCAAATGA CTATGCAGTTGAGAGCGTAGGATTGGCATGCAAGTACGCCTACAAGGATGTAGAGGAAGACATTACTCTAGGAG ATGAGTATTACTTCTCCCGGTACCCGGTTGTGGAGAAGAGATTAGCACAGGGCGGCATCAGACTGGCGATGATACTCAACCGGATATTTGATAAGAAGAAACTAGATGCTATACCGTTATATGCACAGTGA
- the LOC124664459 gene encoding multiple C2 and transmembrane domain-containing protein 1-like, giving the protein MKKLHAKDVLEFFNQVRRTAQPVWNDKFEFDEIAGGEYLKIKCYNLDTFSDDSIGSARVNLEGLLDGASRDVWVPLEKVDSGEIRLEIERIQNDQNDNLKRSSSKVEAGWIELVIIEARDLVAADLRGTSDPYVRVHYGNNKKRTKVIYKTLSPQWNQTFEFAETGEPLILHVKDHNAVLPTASIGNCTVEYSMLSPNEPADKWVPLQGVRSGEIHVKIVRRVADSGKKTSLETDVSALGKGHNISGQVSQCILVSVTSIIVYISS; this is encoded by the exons atgaagaagctgcACGCCAAGGACGTGCTGGAGTTCTTCAACCAG GTAAG GCGTACAGCCCAACCAGTTTGGAATGACAAGTTTGAGTTTGATGAGATTGCTGGTGGTGAATATCTGAAGATCAAATGCTATAATTTAGATACATTTAGTGATGACAGCATTGGTAGTGCAAGAGTAAATCTGGAGGGACTTCTAGATGGTGCTAGCCGAGATGTTTGGGTACCACTTGAAAAAGTAGATTCAGGAGAGATCAGGCTTGAAATAGAGCGAATACAAAATGATCAGAACGACAATCTGAAG AGATCAAGCAGTAAAGTTGAAGCTGGGTGGATTGAGCTAGTAATAATTGAAGCCAGGGATCTTGTTGCTGCTGATCTGAGAGGAACTAGTGATCCTTATGTCAGGGTGCATTATGGGAATAACAAGAAGCGAACCAAG GTCATCTACAAGACACTGTCTCCGCAGTGGAACCAGACATTCGAGTTTGCGGAGACCGGAGAACCCCTGATCCTGCACGTCAAAGACCATAATGCGGTCCTTCCGACCGCCAGCATAGGCAACTGCACGGTCGAATACAGCATGCTCTCTCCGAACGAACCTGCCGATAAGTGGGTACCACTGCAAGGAGTGCGGAGCGGAGAGATCCATGTGAAGATTGTGCGGAGAGTTGCGGACTCAGGGAAGAAAACCAGCCTAGAGACAGATGTGTCGGCCCTTGGCAAAGGACACAATATATCAGGACAGGTGAGTCAATGCATTCTTGTCTCTGTGACATCCATTATTGTTTATATAAGTAGCTGA